In a single window of the Prosthecobacter sp. SYSU 5D2 genome:
- a CDS encoding ABC transporter ATP-binding protein: MPDSLPFIRCRGLSKVYHKGTTVVTPLKDLNLDVGQGSFLALMGPSGSGKTTLLNLIAGIDSPTSGSLDIGGSNIAGMSRGKLTRWRAENVGYIFQLYHLVPILSAFENVELPLLLSSLSRQERRARVLTALELVGLTDRAQHTPAELSGGQEQRVAIARAIVANPSLIVADEPTGDLDRESATQILGLLRELVNEHGKTVIMVTHDPRAAAAADRLLQLDKGRLIESQPEGFHTP; this comes from the coding sequence ATGCCTGATTCACTACCATTCATCCGCTGCCGGGGGCTTAGCAAGGTGTACCATAAAGGGACAACGGTGGTTACACCGTTAAAAGACCTCAATCTGGATGTGGGCCAAGGGAGCTTTTTAGCACTCATGGGGCCTTCCGGGAGCGGTAAGACAACCCTTCTAAATCTCATTGCAGGCATTGACAGTCCGACTTCAGGAAGTCTCGACATTGGCGGCAGCAACATTGCTGGCATGTCACGGGGAAAACTCACCCGCTGGCGGGCGGAGAATGTTGGCTACATCTTCCAGCTGTATCATTTGGTGCCGATTCTCTCGGCCTTCGAGAATGTGGAACTGCCGTTGCTTCTGTCATCGCTCTCCCGCCAAGAGCGGCGGGCGCGAGTGCTGACCGCGCTGGAACTGGTGGGCCTCACTGATCGTGCCCAGCATACTCCTGCCGAACTGTCAGGCGGCCAGGAACAGAGGGTAGCCATTGCCAGGGCGATTGTGGCCAACCCGTCTTTGATCGTGGCAGATGAACCGACTGGGGACCTGGACCGGGAATCGGCCACTCAGATTCTCGGGCTCCTCCGGGAACTGGTGAACGAGCACGGCAAAACAGTCATCATGGTGACGCACGACCCCAGGGCTGCTGCCGCTGCCGACAGGTTACTGCAACTGGACA
- the guaA gene encoding glutamine-hydrolyzing GMP synthase gives MTDHEVAVLDYGSQYSQLIVRRVRELGFVSHLYPPAELANLQNPGAIILSGGPRSTSEADAPDVDFEKLLSFGVPVLGVCYGMQLLNIKHGGTVKPGVTREYGPAKLVVTEHADLFKGISHESQVWMSHSDTCANLASTTQVIATNEDAVPVALKWSERCWGIQFHPEVTHSHEGTAILKNFLTESGANLAKFDILEFKDQMIEQIKTEVGDREVICGVSGGVDSTVLAVLLARAGVKVRCIFIDTGLMRLNEAAEVKVLFEEVGVPIEQIDASETFLGALKGITDPEQKRRIIGTLFVEEFWKLADDVELLAQGTLYPDVIESATSGSIASVIKTHHNRVNRIMELKAQGKVLEPLAELFKDEVRALGASLGIPHRALWRHPFPGPGLAVRIPGEITPERILSTQQADAIFIAELHRSGWYQHVWQAYAALLPVKTVGVKGDERSYEQAISLRAVISEDAMTADWVELPYEVLRNTSNKILNSVKGVNRVLYDISTKPPASIEWE, from the coding sequence ATGACCGATCACGAAGTTGCCGTACTTGATTACGGTTCCCAGTACAGCCAGCTCATTGTCCGCCGGGTGCGGGAGCTGGGTTTTGTTTCCCACCTCTATCCGCCTGCTGAGCTGGCCAACCTGCAGAACCCTGGGGCCATCATTCTTTCCGGCGGACCGCGCAGCACGTCGGAGGCGGATGCGCCGGATGTGGATTTTGAAAAGCTGCTGTCATTTGGGGTGCCGGTGCTGGGCGTGTGCTACGGCATGCAGCTGCTGAACATCAAGCATGGCGGCACGGTGAAGCCGGGTGTCACGCGTGAGTATGGACCTGCGAAGCTGGTAGTGACGGAGCATGCGGATCTTTTCAAAGGCATCTCCCATGAGTCCCAGGTGTGGATGAGCCACAGTGATACCTGCGCGAACCTAGCCAGCACGACGCAGGTGATCGCGACGAATGAGGATGCGGTGCCGGTGGCTCTAAAATGGAGCGAACGCTGCTGGGGCATCCAGTTCCACCCGGAGGTGACGCATTCCCATGAGGGTACGGCGATCCTGAAAAACTTCCTCACGGAAAGCGGCGCGAATTTGGCCAAGTTTGACATCCTGGAGTTCAAGGACCAGATGATCGAGCAGATCAAGACCGAGGTGGGCGACCGCGAGGTGATCTGCGGGGTATCCGGCGGGGTGGACAGCACGGTGCTGGCGGTGCTGCTGGCACGCGCCGGAGTGAAGGTGCGCTGTATCTTCATTGATACCGGCCTGATGCGGCTGAATGAAGCGGCGGAAGTGAAGGTGCTGTTTGAGGAGGTGGGCGTGCCCATTGAGCAGATTGATGCGAGCGAGACTTTCTTGGGCGCGTTGAAGGGCATCACAGATCCGGAGCAGAAGCGCCGCATAATCGGGACGCTGTTTGTGGAGGAATTTTGGAAGCTGGCGGATGATGTGGAGCTGCTGGCGCAGGGCACGCTCTATCCGGATGTGATCGAGAGCGCGACGAGCGGCTCCATCGCGAGCGTGATCAAAACGCATCATAACCGGGTGAACCGGATCATGGAGCTGAAGGCGCAGGGCAAGGTGCTGGAGCCGCTGGCGGAGCTTTTCAAGGATGAGGTGCGTGCATTGGGCGCGAGCCTGGGCATCCCGCACCGGGCGCTTTGGCGGCACCCGTTTCCAGGGCCTGGCCTGGCGGTGCGCATCCCGGGTGAGATCACGCCGGAGCGCATTCTGTCCACCCAGCAGGCGGATGCCATCTTCATCGCCGAGCTGCACCGCAGCGGCTGGTACCAGCATGTGTGGCAGGCCTACGCGGCTCTGCTGCCGGTGAAGACGGTGGGGGTCAAGGGGGATGAGCGCAGCTATGAGCAGGCCATTTCTCTTCGCGCTGTCATCAGTGAGGATGCCATGACGGCAGACTGGGTGGAGCTGCCGTATGAGGTGCTGCGCAACACGTCTAACAAGATTTTAAACAGCGTCAAAGGGGTGAACCGGGTGCTGTATGATATCAGTACCAAACCGCCGGCGAGCATCGAGTGGGAGTGA
- a CDS encoding DUF1549 domain-containing protein: MKRTLLPLLATLGSILHAEPISEPVLQAAAARIDAAFMERREEEKKLAESRGLMAEMPPRASDLVFLRRACMDLAGRLPAPEEIRQFIADPSENKRAHLVDQLLAEPGANEVRFRSLAEALRIKDDIGQQSQAPFIRWLRQEIAKDTPYDQLIATMLRSDGSGDLATDPAAGMLQRDEGDMLHTSSELARALLGADLHCAQCHNHPFADFTQKQSYEFAACFVPEGAPPVTLPRPYYYRDGKPGQAVDPKFLPLDQIKADDPRSAFQAGPHPGSNRRNQLALWFNGPNNKRFSEMSALRLWQRLSGFMPGTARQTEGAAEKETWHDVISRRGCDTPPSWNTLTHSGFFDLSKNRDARILQTLGEEFIHSGSRQREFLRILARTEAYQRESVSRAHMFHFVVPASPRLRRIPPHITWDAWATWLPAADADAQTSTALPQVPPPAHPLRLLGQGTREWADETAPVISHGLARFMMASPLITRVSASEKLVLSGAKPVQQVEHLFLTTLGRFPEEREQTVALAHLAAHPESGTQDIAWALLNTSEFLFLP, from the coding sequence ATGAAACGCACCCTGCTTCCGCTGCTGGCTACCCTGGGGAGCATCCTCCATGCAGAGCCAATATCCGAGCCGGTGCTCCAAGCCGCAGCCGCCCGGATTGACGCCGCCTTCATGGAGCGGCGTGAGGAGGAAAAAAAGCTCGCCGAATCCCGCGGACTGATGGCGGAGATGCCGCCCAGAGCCAGCGACCTCGTTTTCCTCCGCCGGGCCTGCATGGATCTCGCCGGCAGGCTGCCTGCGCCGGAGGAGATCCGGCAGTTCATCGCAGACCCATCGGAAAACAAACGGGCGCATCTGGTGGACCAGCTGCTCGCCGAGCCTGGTGCCAACGAAGTCCGCTTCCGTTCACTCGCTGAGGCTCTGCGAATCAAAGACGACATCGGTCAGCAATCCCAGGCACCGTTTATCCGCTGGCTGCGGCAGGAGATCGCCAAGGACACACCCTATGACCAGCTCATCGCCACCATGCTCCGGTCCGACGGGAGCGGGGATCTGGCCACAGATCCCGCCGCCGGCATGCTCCAGCGTGATGAAGGGGACATGCTGCACACGAGCTCCGAGCTGGCCCGCGCCCTCCTCGGTGCCGACCTCCACTGTGCTCAATGCCATAACCATCCCTTTGCAGATTTCACCCAAAAGCAGAGCTACGAATTCGCCGCCTGTTTTGTGCCTGAAGGCGCTCCCCCGGTGACCCTCCCGCGCCCCTACTATTACCGGGATGGCAAGCCCGGCCAGGCAGTTGACCCGAAGTTCCTTCCCCTGGATCAAATTAAAGCGGACGATCCTCGCAGCGCCTTCCAGGCCGGCCCCCACCCCGGCAGCAACAGGCGGAACCAGCTCGCACTGTGGTTCAACGGGCCTAACAACAAGCGTTTTTCAGAGATGTCCGCCTTGCGTCTCTGGCAGAGGCTTTCCGGCTTCATGCCAGGCACCGCACGTCAGACCGAAGGCGCTGCCGAAAAGGAAACCTGGCACGATGTCATCAGCCGCCGGGGATGCGATACCCCGCCATCTTGGAATACCCTCACCCACTCCGGATTCTTTGATCTGTCCAAAAACCGCGATGCCCGCATCCTGCAGACCCTGGGTGAAGAATTTATCCACAGCGGCTCCCGCCAGCGTGAGTTTCTGCGCATCCTGGCCCGCACGGAGGCCTATCAGCGCGAGTCCGTCAGCCGCGCCCACATGTTTCATTTTGTGGTTCCTGCCTCCCCGCGCCTGCGCCGCATACCGCCACACATCACTTGGGATGCCTGGGCCACCTGGCTGCCAGCAGCCGATGCAGATGCCCAAACCAGCACCGCTCTCCCTCAAGTGCCGCCTCCTGCGCATCCGCTTCGTTTGTTAGGCCAGGGCACCCGCGAGTGGGCGGATGAAACCGCGCCCGTCATCTCCCACGGCCTGGCCCGGTTCATGATGGCCAGCCCGCTGATCACCCGTGTATCTGCCTCGGAAAAGCTGGTCCTGTCCGGTGCCAAACCTGTGCAACAGGTCGAGCATCTCTTCCTCACCACCCTCGGCCGCTTCCCTGAAGAGCGGGAGCAAACCGTTGCCCTCGCCCACCTGGCCGCGCACCCGGAGTCAGGCACCCAGGACATTGCCTGGGCGCTCCTGAACACCAGTGAATTTCTCTTCCTGCCTTAA
- a CDS encoding efflux RND transporter periplasmic adaptor subunit encodes MSLSTLYSGSPPLGEPPLLPRRAFYQRLLQLPAWTFPAFLILALGSLFAVVLRDRLLPATPVNVAVAILLPDVETAAAPAATAGLPASGESGKLLFQAGGWIEPDPRPIYASALTDGTLLAVHVQEGQEVKKGQLLAELVPDDAEIALAAAERKYERAVAEYDLQKVMVSVAEADASAMEDLIAAAEAKLAQEQDKLSRVDRTQDGSISAQERAQARFGVEGQLAAVAAQKSQHAAALAKVSASRAQLVVLEADSGTAKVEVEKMELALSRTRILSPVDGVILELHAAPGQKKMFGGDNHLSATIAALFEKDKLQARVDVPLADARGITLGQETVITSDFLPNIEFRGVVTKIVGSANLQRNTLQAKVRVVDPDPRLRPEMLCRVKFLEASGTPASDSETAAASASSADSTRAVMVPIAAITSEEDAKAILWVVGMDGVTASKRAVSLGSVIREDYRAIVSGVLPGELVIFPPYEGLKEGGRVKPSYLQD; translated from the coding sequence GTGTCCCTATCCACCCTTTATTCGGGTTCCCCACCTCTCGGGGAACCTCCTTTATTGCCTCGACGTGCCTTCTACCAAAGGCTGTTACAACTGCCCGCCTGGACATTCCCCGCTTTCCTCATTCTCGCGCTTGGATCGCTCTTCGCCGTTGTCCTTCGGGACAGGCTTTTGCCTGCCACGCCGGTGAACGTTGCGGTAGCCATTCTTTTGCCAGATGTTGAAACGGCAGCAGCACCTGCCGCTACCGCAGGTCTTCCTGCCAGCGGGGAGAGTGGCAAGTTGCTTTTTCAGGCGGGGGGGTGGATTGAACCTGATCCCCGGCCGATCTACGCATCCGCCCTGACGGATGGCACCCTCCTGGCGGTGCATGTTCAAGAAGGCCAGGAGGTGAAGAAGGGCCAGCTATTGGCCGAACTGGTTCCTGATGACGCGGAAATAGCTCTGGCTGCCGCTGAAAGAAAATACGAGCGGGCCGTCGCTGAATATGACCTGCAAAAGGTGATGGTCTCAGTCGCAGAGGCAGACGCGTCTGCCATGGAAGACCTCATCGCAGCAGCCGAAGCGAAGCTGGCTCAGGAACAGGACAAGCTAAGCCGCGTTGATCGCACTCAAGATGGTTCCATTTCAGCCCAGGAACGTGCACAGGCACGTTTTGGGGTGGAGGGGCAGCTTGCCGCAGTCGCAGCACAGAAATCCCAGCATGCAGCAGCACTGGCCAAGGTCAGCGCCTCACGTGCGCAATTGGTGGTCTTAGAGGCGGACAGCGGAACCGCCAAGGTCGAGGTGGAAAAGATGGAACTGGCCTTGTCCCGCACTCGCATTCTGTCTCCGGTGGATGGCGTCATCCTGGAATTGCACGCCGCACCCGGGCAGAAAAAGATGTTTGGCGGGGACAACCACCTTTCGGCCACCATCGCGGCACTATTCGAAAAAGATAAACTTCAAGCCCGAGTGGATGTGCCCTTGGCCGATGCAAGAGGGATCACTTTGGGACAGGAGACGGTCATCACATCCGACTTCCTTCCAAACATTGAGTTTCGAGGAGTCGTGACGAAAATCGTGGGATCGGCAAACCTTCAAAGGAATACGCTGCAAGCCAAGGTGCGGGTCGTTGATCCAGATCCCCGGCTACGGCCGGAAATGCTTTGCCGCGTCAAATTCCTTGAAGCCTCTGGCACGCCAGCATCCGACTCCGAAACTGCTGCTGCTTCTGCCTCAAGCGCAGACAGCACCCGTGCCGTTATGGTGCCAATAGCCGCGATTACCTCCGAAGAGGATGCCAAGGCCATCCTTTGGGTCGTCGGGATGGATGGAGTCACCGCATCAAAGCGTGCTGTGTCTCTGGGGTCGGTCATCAGAGAAGACTACCGCGCCATTGTCTCTGGAGTTTTGCCGGGGGAACTCGTCATTTTCCCGCCATATGAAGGACTCAAAGAGGGTGGCCGTGTCAAACCTTCCTACCTCCAAGACTAG